The Naumovozyma dairenensis CBS 421 chromosome 1, complete genome genome includes a region encoding these proteins:
- the FLR1 gene encoding Flr1p, with translation MGYFKSYKNTFAVDLLEFFKVVKLDENFSDFNSNSTINRNAASTFVIEQNKVDLEATVDVDSCKSNESSNGSTDDSTGNIKLEEKDDPYLVGWNGPEDPDNPQNWSTLKKTIVIFNVMLLTAVTYMGSSIYTPGEEQIRKEFHVGHVVATLNLSLYVLGYGLGPIVFSPLTEIAKIGRQQTYTLTFFCFTILQIGAATVHNIGGLIVIRFFTGIFCSPALATGAATIADVVSPEIVPIFLAIWSIGAMVAPIIGPLLGATMVISKGWRWIFWLLLWMSAATLIILTFFFPETSANNILSRRASRIRNKTGDKSYYTVQEKLDSDTTTERFLINTFYRPFKLIAKEPMILVLDVYLALCYGAFYLFFEAFPIVFVGIYHFTLIETGLAYFGFCVGCCIAFPALMVFLHKVVRPRFENNTFTPEVFLILAMCVSWSLPTSLFLFGWAASTHWIVPIIAQIFFVLCVFNLFQCTFSYLAMAYPKYTASVFAGNSLFRASFACAFPLFGQAMYNNLAIDGYPVGWGSSLIGFFCMALAATPFVLYKYGPALRARSAYSD, from the coding sequence ATGGGTTATTTTAAGTCTTATAAGAACACATTTGCTGTTGATCTTctagaatttttcaaagtagTCAAATTGGATGAAAACTTTTCAGATTTCAACTCCAATTCAACAATTAACAGAAATGCTGCTTCTACATTTGTTATTGAACAAAACAAGGTAGACCTGGAAGCTACTGTTGATGTTGACTCATGTAAATCTAATGAATCATCCAATGGAAGTACGGATGATTCTACTGGAAATATAAAGctagaagaaaaagatgatCCATATCTGGTGGGATGGAATGGACCTGAGGATCCAGATAACCCTCAAAATTGGTCCACTTTAAAGAAGACAATTGTTATATTCAATGTTATGCTCTTAACTGCTGTTACATATATGGGTTCCTCCATTTATACTCCCGGTGAAGAACAAATTCGTAAGGAATTTCATGTTGGTCACGTTGTTGCAACTTTAAACCTTTCCTTATACGTTCTTGGTTATGGGCTGGGTCCAATTGTCTTTTCTCCATTAACAGAAATCGCAAAAATCGGTCGTCAACAAACCTATACTCTTACATTTTTTTGCTTCACTATTTTACAAATCGGTGCTGCTACAGTTCATAACATTGGAGGTTTGATTGTTATCAGATTCTTTACAGGTATATTCTGTTCACCTGCTCTAGCTACTGGTGCTGCTACAATTGCAGATGTTGTTAGTCCAGAAATTGTTCCAATCTTCTTAGCAATATGGTCTATTGGTGCCATGGTGGCTCCTATAATTGGTCCTTTACTTGGTGCTACAATGGTCATTAGTAAAGGCTGGAGATGGATCTTTTGGCTACTGCTATGGATGTCAGCCGCTACTTTGATTATCTTAACATTCTTCTTCCCTGAAACTTCtgctaataatattttatcacGTCGTGCTAGTAGAATAAGAAATAAGACGGGTGATAAGAGTTATTACACCgttcaagaaaaattggatAGCGATACTACTACTGAAAGATTCTTAATCAATACATTTTATAGACCATTCAAGCTTATCGCCAAAGAGCCTATGATCTTGGTATTAGATGTTTATTTGGCGTTATGTTACGGTGCATTCTATCTATTTTTTGAAGCCTTCCCAATTGTGTTCGTTGGTATCTACCATTTCACATTGATTGAAACTGGTTTAGCATATTTCGGTTTCTGTGTTGGTTGTTGTATTGCCTTCCCTGCACTAATGGTATTCTTACACAAAGTGGTTAGGCcaagatttgaaaacaatACATTTACTCCAGAAGTGTTCTTGATTTTAGCCATGTGTGTCTCTTGGTCACTACCAAcatcattattcttatttggTTGGGCTGCTAGTACCCATTGGATTGTTCCAATTATTGCGCAGATCTTCTTCGTACTTTGTGTCTTCAACCTGTTCCAATGTAcattttcttatttagCAATGGCTTATCCAAAATATACTGCATCCGTCTTTGCTGGTAATAGTCTTTTCCGTGCCTCATTCGCTTGTGCATTCCCATTGTTTGGTCAAGCAATGTACAACAATTTGGCCATTGACGGGTATCCAGTTGGCTGGGGTTCTTCTCTAATTGGATTCTTCTGTATGGCCTTGGCAGCTACCCCATTCGTACTGTACAAATACGGGCCTGCATTACGTGCCAGATCTGCATACAGTGATTAA
- the POL30 gene encoding proliferating cell nuclear antigen (similar to Saccharomyces cerevisiae POL30 (YBR088C); ancestral locus Anc_3.332) yields the protein MLEAKFEQASLFKRIIDGFKDCVQLVNFQCKEDGIIAQAVDDSRVLLVSLEIGKDAFQEFRCDHPITLGMDLNSLSKILRCGNNTDSLTLIADDTPDSLLLLFEDTKRERISEYSLKLMDIDADFLKIEELQYDTTIMMPSADFSKTVRDLSQLSDSLNILVTKETIKFVTDGDIGSGSVIMKPFIDMENPDESIKLEMEQPVDLTFGSKYLLDIVKGSALSNKIGIRLSSEAPALFQFDLTSGFLQFFLAPKFSDEE from the coding sequence ATGTTAGAAGCCAAATTCGAACAAGCATCCCTTTTCAAAAGAATCATTGATGGTTTCAAAGATTGTGTCCAACTAGTCAACTTCCAATGTAAAGAAGACGGTATAATTGCACAAGCTGTGGATGATTCTCGTGTCCTTCTAGTCTCTTTAGAAATAGGAAAAGATGCGTTCCAAGAATTTAGATGTGATCATCCAATCACTTTGGGTATGGatttaaattctttatcGAAGATCTTACGTTGTGGTAATAATACAGATTCATTAACTTTGATCGCGGATGATACCCCTGATTCTCtacttttattatttgaagacaCAAAGAGAGAAAGAATCTCAGAATATTCTTTGAAGTTGATGGATATTGATGCAGATTTCTTGAAGattgaagaattacaatATGATACTACTATAATGATGCCATCTGCAGATTTCAGTAAAACCGTTCGTGATTTAAGTCAATTGAGtgattctttaaatatattggtTACAAAGGAAACAATTAAATTCGTTACAGATGGGGATATTGGATCCGGGTCAGTGATAATGAAACCATTCATTGATATGGAAAATCCTGATGAAAGTATTAAATTAGAAATGGAACAACCTGTCGATTTAACTTTCGgttctaaatatttattggaTATAGTTAAAGGGTCTGCCCTTTCGAATAAAATTGGTATAAGACTATCAAGTGAAGCTCCTGCTCTTTTCCAATTCGATTTGACAAGTGGATTTTTACAATTTTTCTTAGCTCCAAAGTTTAGTGATGAAGAATGA
- the TIM12 gene encoding Tim12p (similar to Saccharomyces cerevisiae MRS5 (YBR091C); ancestral locus Anc_3.334), which translates to MSFFLNQYGSQDVSEEKLQIAEVQFDAMCTTFNNILKTCMEKCIPHEEYSEGDLTKGEICCIDRCVAKMHYSNRLIGAYVQSRGFGPSTHLRHIEQFKRDVPDADS; encoded by the coding sequence ATGTCATTCTTTCTTAATCAATATGGTTCTCAAGATGTATCTGAAGAGAAGTTACAGATAGCGGAAGTTCAATTTGATGCCATGTGTACTacttttaataatattttaaagacATGTATGGAGAAATGTATCCCCCATGAAGAATACAGCGAAGGAGATTTAACTAAGGGAGAAATATGTTGTATAGATCGTTGTGTTGCCAAGATGCATTATAGTAATAGATTGATTGGAGCATATGTACAAAGTCGAGGATTTGGGCCATCTACGCATCTACGACACATTGAACAATTCAAAAGAGATGTACCGGATGCGGATAGTTGA
- the PBY1 gene encoding putative tubulin tyrosine ligase (similar to Saccharomyces cerevisiae PBY1 (YBR094W); ancestral locus Anc_3.335) gives MHVLITNDDGPLHDQFSPYIRPFIQYILSTYPEWQITVCVPHTQKSWIGKAHLAGKNLVAQFLYSNLNSNDNKFWGPFNQPQLKSRSTSRNDEFPYINNPEIPKNAIEWILLDGTPASCVNIGLHYLSKTEFDLVISGPNVGRNTSAAYITSSGTVGAAMESIICNDTKAVALSWAYFDGRKIVPLELMRMASKRSMDIVNFLLKNWDDETDLYSINVPLVDSLNGMTKVRYAPVWENRWCAIFDGPEVNLPRHDEDVEAGEEYNTISFKWNPNFKGHNDSKRCSKDDPIHDMGTIEERAISVTPLRATFKGLDHLIGELNIIEQNTNENDTVVAITIDPSEYIHNPLMNAIKKYLPNVKIVNELPSSNERKKIKRLFQYGDYEQLDVDRLLLSDGKFYFANSYIYRKALIRKHYLSHTIQTYTVKHPDSILKRAFPESYTIDLDYAEFLDDSLDENWELRQELERENRWWIVKPSMSDKGQGIRVFKTIDDLQAIFDSFDDEEEDEDQDDGNDAGLIDDNKIIISQLRHFIIQEYMSNPLLLPSMDNKKFHIRCYITCKGDLEVFVYDRMLALFAPTSYTSLEDNEYSVTNLNNLQCHLTNTCLQTKNENKDLSVMEFDKLSDISDVNKKQIKEQIHEITHDLFLAAINANRLNFQPLKNAFETYGVDFLVDSNYNVKLLEINAYPDFKQTGQELKGLIDELFDNIVSKCIYPFLSDDQEEKLQKQSLNESGNLVQVLEHTSNDW, from the coding sequence ATGCACGTATTAATAACGAATGATGATGGTCCATTACACGATCAATTCTCACCTTACATAAGACCATTCATCCAATACATCCTATCCACATACCCTGAATGGCAAATAACTGTATGTGTTCCTCACACTCAAAAATCTTGGATAGGTAAAGCTCATCTGGCAGGTAAAAACCTAGTAGCACAATTCCTCTATTCCAACttgaattcaaatgataataaattttggGGTCCCTTCAATCAACCTCAATTAAAATCACGTTCCACCTCTAGGAACGATGAATTCCCTTATATCAATAATCCTGAAATTCCCAAAAATGCAATCGAATGGATATTATTAGATGGTACCCCTGCATCATGTGTAAATATTGGATTACATTATTTATCAAAGACTGAATTTGATCTCGTAATCTCTGGTCCTAACGTTGGTAGAAATACATCAGCTGCTTATATTACATCTAGTGGGACTGTGGGTGCCGCAATGGAATCCATAATTTGTAATGATACTAAGGCAGTTGCTTTATCTTGGGCTTATTTCGATGGGAGGAAAATCGTTCCTTTGGAATTAATGAGGATGGCTTCCAAAAGATCAATGGATATCGttaattttcttctaaagAATTGGGATGATGAAACGGATTTGTATAGTATTAATGTTCCCTTGGTGGATTCATTGAATGGTATGACCAAGGTGAGGTATGCTCCTGTGTGGGAGAATAGATGGTGTGCTATATTTGATGGTCCTGAAGTTAATTTACCTAGACATGATGAAGATGTGGAAGCAggtgaagaatataatactatttcttttaaatgGAATCCAAATTTTAAAGGTCATAATGATTCCAAGAGATGTAGCAAAGATGATCCAATTCATGATATGGGTACTATTGAAGAGAGGGCAATTTCGGTAACTCCATTAAGAGCTACTTTCAAAGGACTCGATCATCTAATTGGTGAACTAAATATAATTGAACAAAATACAAATGAGAACGATACTGTCGTTGCAATTACAATTGATCCGAGTGAGTATATACACAATCCATTGATGAATGCcattaagaaatatttacCTAATGTTAAAATTGTTAATGAATTGCCTTCATCAAATGAgagaaagaagataaaaCGGTTATTCCAATATGGTGATTATGAACAATTAGATGTGGATAGATTATTGTTATCTGATGGGAAGTTTTATTTTGCAaattcatatatttatagGAAGGCTTTAATTAGGAAACATTATTTATCTCATACTATTCAAACATACACTGTGAAACATCCAGATAGTATTCTTAAAAGGGCATTTCCTGAGTCATATACGATAGATTTAGATTATGCGGAATTTTTAGATGATTCATTGGATGAAAATTGGGAATTAAGACAAGAATTAGAGAGGGAAAATAGATGGTGGATTGTTAAACCAAGTATGAGTGATAAGGGTCAAGGTATAAGGGTTTTCAAAACCATTGATGATTTACAAGCTATTTTTGATTCgtttgatgatgaggaagaagacgaagacCAAGATGATGGAAATGATGCTGGATTGATTGATGACAACAAGATTATCATATCTCAATTACGtcattttattattcaagaatatatgagcaatccattattattaccatcaATGGATAATAAAAAGTTCCATATACGTTGTTACATTACTTGTAAAGGCGATTTAGAAGTTTTCGTATATGATAGAATGCTAGCATTGTTTGCACCAACGTCATATACTTCTTTGGAAGACAACGAGTATTCTGTaacaaatttgaataaCTTACAATGTCATTTAACAAACACATGTTTACAAACaaagaatgaaaataaagatttgTCAGTCATGGAATTTGATAAGTTATCAGATATTAGTGATGTAAATAAGAAGCAAATAAAGGAACAAATACATGAAATTACTCATGATCTTTTTTTAGCGGCAATCAATGCTAATAGACTTAATTTCCAACCATTAAAAAATGCGTTTGAAACTTATGGTGTTGATTTCTTAGTGGATTCTAATTATAATGTGAAACTTTTAGAAATTAACGCGTATCCTGATTTTAAACAAACTGGGCAAGAATTAAAAGgattaattgatgaattatttgacAATATTGTTAGCAAATGTATTTATCCATTTTTATCTGATGATCAGGAAGAGAAACTTCAAAAGCAATCATTAAATGAGAGTGGTAATCTTGTTCAAGTGTTAGAACATACTTCAAATGACTGGTGA
- the RXT2 gene encoding Rxt2p (similar to Saccharomyces cerevisiae RXT2 (YBR095C); ancestral locus Anc_3.336) yields the protein MNLDHMEEQNIINTFTRKIIKAKTGNHNPLKRSLNGEFIYPESSGITTNRGNKLLQKSEFVARSNLNSVKADNENVIFYNGSEHNLLQRRYKLPKHEIKIEGKTSRVEGGKAGEDEDEDDTDDDGDDDDEILLQDVPLDTLVNVKELLIPITSLSDISTRPVRGAPFKSKILNELTLKLVLMVEKEQDSVVRYSNMLELFLGKFPEQLLEEKLGLEDYDHNLKLPDEEETEEQEQKQQKQQKDESVNEVDVENTEAISPPYAQTNIEETKEVLDTIESEGMATRSSNVKLPEKNNVATDPIIDEIDDPFFALPFIQTTSNLSNFLGSSTTTTTSSVKQAAPSLNDHIDATRQLSQIALQRNREFIRNLSEIRNCLAKVNRIRERVFAWSKEYAGIQEDDVIMPNALRVVKRGLISAATNRTMGADAVPATSIDPEVDDDELETEDINA from the coding sequence ATGAATCTTGACCATATGGAAGAACAAAACATAATCAACACCTTCACAAGGAAGATCATAAAAGCCAAAACGGGCAATCATAACCCATTAAAAAGATCTTTGAATGGGGAATTTATTTACCCGGAATCCTCTGGAATCACCACTAACAGAGGTAACAAATTGTTACAAAAAAGTGAATTCGTCGCAAGGTCGAATTTAAACTCAGTGAAAGCTGATAATGAAAACGTCATCTTCTATAATGGATCTGAACATAATTTGTTGCAAAGAAGGTATAAACTTCCCAAACATGAAATTAAGATTGAAGGAAAGACATCTAGAGTCGAAGGTGGAAAGGCGGGCGAGGATGAGGATGAGGACGATACTGATGACGATGGcgatgacgatgacgaGATACTATTGCAAGATGTTCCATTGGATACGTTAGTTAATGTGAAGGAACTTTTGATCCCAATTACTTCATTGTCTGATATTTCTACTAGACCGGTACGTGGAGCTCCCTTTAAGAGTAAGATTTTGAATGAATTAACATTGAAACTTGTGTTAATGGTGGAAAAGGAACAAGATTCCGTGGTtagatattcaaatatgTTGGAATTGTTTCTTGGTAAATTCCCAGAACAATTACtcgaagaaaaattggGATTAGAAGATTATGAtcataatttgaaattaccAGACGAAGAGGAAACTGAGGAACAAGAACAGAAACAACAGAAACAACAGAAAGACGAATCAGTAAATGAGGTTGACGTTGAAAATACCGAGGCTATATCGCCGCCATATGCACAAACCAACATAGAGGAAACCAAAGAAGTACTTGACACTATAGAGTCTGAAGGAATGGCCACTCGAAGTAGTAATGTTAAACTTCCAGAAAAGAATAACGTAGCAACAGACCCTATCATTGATGAAATAGATGATCCTTTCTTCGCATTACCATTTATACAAACGACATCAAATTTAAGTAACTTTCTAGGGAGTAgtactactactactacgTCATCAGTAAAGCAAGCTGCTCCCTCTTTGAATGATCATATTGATGCTACGAGACAATTGTCTCAAATAGCATTACAAAGAAATAGAGAATTTATTAGAAATTTAAGTGAAATAAGAAATTGTTTGGCAAAAGTGAACAGAATACGAGAAAGAGTTTTCGCATGGAGTAAAGAATATGCTGGAAttcaagaagatgatgttATAATGCCAAACGCCTTAAGAGTAGTGAAAAGAGGTTTAATAAGTGCAGCTACAAATAGAACAATGGGTGCAGACGCTGTTCCAGCGACATCAATCGATCCAgaagttgatgatgatgaattggaaaCGGAAGACATTAATGcctaa
- the NDAI0A07780 gene encoding uncharacterized protein (similar to Saccharomyces cerevisiae YBR096W; ancestral locus Anc_3.337), with translation MSVLLNILKWVFITYLVTSYKSIPGAYFIRFYYHAFRLLLLPSLQGKKTTTQIERLQKDPLGCFALSRLRTYVSPLECDFYFHKNNCTYFTDLDISRSKLMCAIFQKLFLNSKRYPFVPVANVFTNFLKELKPMAKYNVVTSVLCWDEKWLYVISRFTQGKKDDLLCSLSLTKYVLKDGRKTIKPRDALEICGLYNLQVEEISAKNLKILTEECGFHETRPLENLEFPYMELND, from the coding sequence ATGAGTGTCCTCCTTAACATCCTCAAATGGGTTTTCATCACATATCTAGTCACTTCTTACAAATCCATCCCTGGTGCATACTTTATCAGATTTTACTACCATGCCTTCCGTCTCTTATTACTTCCTTCATTACAAGGCAAGAAAACTACTAcacaaattgaaagattgCAAAAGGATCCATTAGGTTGTTTCGCATTGAGTAGATTACGTACTTACGTTTCCCCACTCGAATGTGATTTCTACTTCCACAAGAATAATTGTACTTACTTCACTGATTTGGATATCTCGAGGTCCAAATTAATGTGTGccattttccaaaaattattcTTGAATTCCAAGAGGTATCCATTCGTGCCTGTGGCGAATGTCTTCActaatttcttgaaagaattgaaacCAATGGCAAAGTATAACGTTGTGACTTCCGTGTTGTGTTGGGATGAGAAATGGCTTTACGTTATTAGTAGGTTCACACAGGGTAAGAAGGATGATCTGCTTTGTTCATTGTCTTTGACTAAGTATGTGTTGAAAGATGGTAGAAAGACTATTAAACCTAGAGATGCTTTGGAAATTTGTGGATTGTATAATTTGCAAGTGGAGGAGATTTCTGCAAAAAATCTTAAGATTTTGACTGAAGAATGTGGGTTCCATGAAACTAGACCTTTGGAGAATTTGGAATTTCCATATATGGAATTGAATGACTGA